From a single Maylandia zebra isolate NMK-2024a linkage group LG3, Mzebra_GT3a, whole genome shotgun sequence genomic region:
- the LOC101469296 gene encoding RNA-binding protein with multiple splicing, whose translation MNNNKPEKENEPSEFTNHEEEVRTLFVSGLPLDIKPRELYLLFRPFKGYEGSLIKLTSKQPVGFVSFDSRSEAEAAKNALNGVRFDPEIPQTLRLEFAKANTKMAKNKLVGTPNPPPSQQSPGPQFISRDPYELTVPALYPSSPDVWASYPLYPAELSPALPPAFTYPSSLHAQIRWLPPADGTPQGWKSRQFC comes from the exons ATGAATAACAACAAACCCGAGAAAGAAAACGAGCCGAGTGAATTCACCAACCACGAGGAGGAG GTCCGAACACTATTTGTCAGTGGGCTACCACTGGATATTAAACCGCGGGAGCTCTATCTCCTCTTCAGACCATTTAAG ggCTATGAAGGCTCCTTGATAAAGCTCACTTCTAAACAG CCAGTGGGGTTTGTCAGTTTTGACAGTCGATCAGAGGCGGAGGCTGCTAAGAATGCCTTGAAC GGGGTACGATTTGACCCAGAGATTCCCCAGACTCTGCGGCTGGAGTTCGCCAAGGCCAACACCAAGATGGCCAAAAACAAGCTGGTTGGCACTCCCAACCCCCCTCCTTCCCAGCAGAGCCCCGGGCCACAGTTCATAAGCAGAGACCCAT ATGAGCTCACAGTGCCTGCTCTCTATCCCAGCAGCCCAGACGTGTGGGCCTCATACCCGCTGTACCCGGCGGAGCTGTCGCCGGCCCTTCCACCCGCTTTCACCTACCCCTCCTCGCTCCACGCTCAG ATTCGTTGGCTCCCGCCTGCAGATGGAACTCCTCAGGGATGGAAGTCCAGGCAGTTCTGCTGA